In Colwellia sp. PAMC 20917, a single genomic region encodes these proteins:
- a CDS encoding Nif3-like dinuclear metal center hexameric protein, whose product MIHRNDLEQHLNALLKPEQIKDFCPNGLQVQGSDQIHKIVTGVTATQALIAKAIDEKADALVVHHGFFWKNESYVIRGMKYQRIKALLDHNISLFAYHLPLDIHPVLGNNAQLAQLFEINNVQPLEVGNPLSVAVRGEFSHHISGDELSTRISQQLARDCLHITPPSNKKIKTVAWCSGGGQNYIELAAEQGIDAFISGEISEQTTHVATEMDIHFFAAGHHATERYGAKALAKHLEKELSIPTVFIDIDNPA is encoded by the coding sequence ATGATCCATCGTAATGATTTAGAGCAGCACCTAAATGCCTTGCTAAAGCCTGAACAAATTAAAGATTTTTGTCCTAATGGTTTACAAGTTCAGGGCAGTGATCAAATCCATAAAATTGTCACGGGTGTAACCGCAACACAAGCGTTAATTGCCAAAGCTATTGATGAAAAAGCAGATGCTTTAGTGGTACACCATGGTTTTTTTTGGAAAAATGAATCTTATGTTATTCGTGGTATGAAATATCAACGAATTAAGGCGCTGCTTGATCACAATATAAGTTTATTTGCTTACCATTTGCCACTTGATATTCATCCGGTATTAGGAAATAACGCTCAGCTTGCTCAATTATTTGAAATAAATAATGTCCAACCTCTAGAAGTAGGCAATCCTTTAAGTGTCGCTGTACGTGGTGAGTTCTCGCACCATATTTCAGGTGATGAACTGAGTACACGTATCTCCCAGCAACTAGCGAGAGATTGCTTGCATATTACGCCACCGTCTAATAAAAAAATAAAAACAGTTGCTTGGTGCAGTGGTGGCGGACAAAATTATATCGAGCTTGCTGCAGAGCAGGGCATTGACGCGTTTATTAGTGGCGAAATTTCAGAGCAAACGACCCATGTTGCAACCGAAATGGATATTCATTTTTTTGCAGCTGGCCATCATGCAACCGAGCGTTATGGCGCTAAAGCGTTGGCCAAACATCTTGAAAAAGAATTATCAATACCAACAGTTTTTATTGATATTGATAACCCTGCGTAA
- a CDS encoding response regulator transcription factor, translated as MLVHVLLVEDDLDLATTIIDYLELEGITCDHAANGIAGLALLSNHHFDVMILDVNMPRMDGLTVCKKMREQGNSTAILMLTARDTLDDKLAGFAAGSDDYLVKPFEMRELIARIQVLANRRSGQTNRLSLFGLDADFGAKTLKRQQHTLQLSPTGWKILEVLMRKSPEVVSKKQLLQAVWGNEQPDSDSLKVHLFKLRQQVDTINESKLIHTVAGQGFVFRA; from the coding sequence ATGCTAGTTCATGTACTGTTAGTTGAAGATGATCTTGATTTAGCGACAACAATTATTGATTATCTTGAATTAGAGGGCATAACCTGCGATCACGCCGCTAATGGTATTGCTGGCTTAGCATTGCTCAGTAATCACCACTTTGATGTGATGATCCTTGACGTGAATATGCCGCGCATGGACGGTTTAACCGTCTGCAAAAAAATGCGCGAGCAAGGAAATAGTACGGCGATTTTGATGTTGACCGCTCGAGATACCTTAGATGATAAACTGGCTGGCTTTGCGGCAGGATCAGATGATTACTTGGTTAAACCCTTTGAAATGAGAGAACTTATTGCCCGTATTCAGGTGTTAGCAAATCGCCGCAGTGGTCAAACGAACCGATTATCACTGTTCGGCCTTGACGCTGATTTTGGCGCTAAAACATTAAAACGGCAACAACATACGTTGCAATTGTCACCAACAGGTTGGAAAATCCTAGAAGTACTGATGCGAAAATCGCCTGAGGTTGTTTCAAAAAAACAACTGTTGCAAGCTGTTTGGGGAAATGAACAACCAGACAGTGATAGTTTGAAAGTCCATTTATTTAAATTGAGACAACAAGTCGATACCATCAATGAAAGTAAGCTTATTCATACGGTGGCGGGACAAGGTTTTGTTTTTCGTGCATGA
- a CDS encoding TorF family putative porin codes for MKKHLILVTTLLTMSSSAFADWSSTVTVASDYLFNGVSQTDEGPALQGSLDWSGAGGWYAGGWASNVDFGDDTNIEADVYLGYYTAVNDTVNLDVGVAQYTYNGASYSSDGNYAEIYTKWNFGATDLNFWYAWDYFGTGAGHYIVMLNHTFTINDKLTLLVGIDRSSSLDDNKWQWEPGSDSYNHWQVTSNFSTHGFDFSLGLQGTDLDTYGDTTLLLTVARTFQF; via the coding sequence ATGAAAAAACATTTAATATTGGTAACAACTTTACTTACCATGTCTTCATCTGCGTTCGCTGACTGGTCATCAACCGTTACAGTAGCAAGCGATTATCTTTTTAATGGTGTTAGCCAAACAGATGAGGGCCCAGCACTTCAAGGAAGTCTTGATTGGTCTGGAGCGGGTGGTTGGTATGCGGGGGGTTGGGCGTCAAATGTTGATTTTGGTGATGATACGAATATAGAAGCAGATGTTTATCTCGGTTATTACACGGCGGTAAATGATACCGTTAATCTTGATGTTGGCGTTGCTCAATATACTTATAACGGCGCAAGCTATAGCTCTGACGGTAACTATGCTGAGATATATACTAAATGGAATTTCGGCGCTACCGATTTAAACTTTTGGTATGCTTGGGATTACTTTGGAACAGGGGCAGGTCATTACATTGTTATGTTAAATCATACCTTTACCATTAATGATAAGTTAACTTTATTAGTGGGTATTGATAGGTCGAGTAGTTTAGATGATAACAAATGGCAATGGGAGCCTGGTAGTGACAGTTATAACCACTGGCAAGTCACCAGTAACTTTAGTACCCATGGTTTTGATTTTTCATTAGGGCTGCAAGGCACTGATTTAGATACTTATGGCGATACCACACTATTGCTTACCGTTGCTCGTACATTTCAGTTTTAG
- a CDS encoding methyl-accepting chemotaxis protein codes for MNVTKSISFKLIFSALIIVTTLVISFGVYDYMAQSNLLKNKQINQLSLVESRLKLNLPSAVWNYEEDQMKGILNSEQQSEDIALIEITNEDKKTISQSKGKKTNETITFKLQHIEDGQSTSVGNVTLFIDSSSIDIELSSLASRIIVKGVLLDVFLISAIYFLFAKLVTQPLSEVANALENIARGEGDLTQRLRVKREDEIGLVAESFNVFVDKIQLLVQSIQLSVKQTSEVSQNVYQASEASRGHLENQQSETDQVATAITEMSASAKEIANNVQLTAGSAEQANQDARAVSAIIKESIESINGLSDHLNEATKVVGALEDDVKGIVSVLDVIRGIAEQTNLLALNAAIEAARAGEQGRGFAVVADEVRALASRTQESTAQIQQTIERLQSGAKSAVHVMEDSQVKSKASVENALSSGESISSILSSTEQITEMATQIASAVEEQSTVAEELSSNVNRIVSAGHSSLEQLNAMTKNSQLMQSSSDELDKLTQQFKA; via the coding sequence ATGAACGTTACTAAATCTATATCATTTAAACTTATTTTTTCAGCATTGATTATTGTCACCACACTCGTCATTTCTTTTGGTGTGTATGATTATATGGCACAAAGTAATCTACTGAAAAATAAGCAAATAAATCAACTTTCTTTGGTAGAATCTCGATTAAAACTTAATTTGCCTTCTGCTGTTTGGAATTATGAAGAAGATCAAATGAAGGGTATTTTAAACTCTGAACAACAATCAGAAGATATCGCTTTAATAGAAATAACCAATGAAGATAAAAAAACAATATCTCAATCAAAAGGAAAGAAAACTAACGAAACAATCACTTTTAAGTTACAACATATTGAAGACGGTCAAAGTACCAGTGTGGGTAATGTTACTTTGTTTATCGATAGTTCTTCAATAGATATCGAATTGTCATCTTTGGCTTCTCGCATCATTGTTAAAGGGGTCTTACTTGACGTATTTTTAATTTCAGCGATCTACTTTTTATTCGCTAAACTAGTGACGCAGCCTTTAAGTGAAGTTGCCAATGCTTTAGAGAATATTGCGCGTGGAGAAGGCGATCTAACGCAGCGATTACGCGTTAAACGTGAAGATGAAATAGGCCTTGTTGCAGAGTCATTTAACGTCTTTGTAGATAAAATTCAATTGCTTGTTCAATCTATTCAATTGTCGGTAAAGCAGACTTCAGAGGTGTCACAAAATGTATATCAAGCATCTGAGGCCAGTCGTGGGCATTTAGAAAATCAACAGTCTGAAACGGATCAGGTGGCTACCGCCATTACTGAAATGTCAGCGTCAGCAAAAGAAATTGCTAATAATGTTCAGTTAACTGCAGGCTCAGCAGAGCAAGCGAATCAAGATGCACGAGCAGTATCCGCTATTATTAAAGAGTCTATTGAGTCAATAAATGGCTTATCTGATCACCTTAATGAAGCCACTAAGGTCGTTGGTGCACTTGAGGATGATGTTAAAGGTATTGTTTCAGTCTTAGATGTTATTCGCGGAATTGCCGAACAAACAAACTTATTGGCGTTAAACGCTGCCATTGAAGCGGCTCGTGCTGGAGAGCAAGGGCGTGGTTTTGCTGTGGTTGCAGATGAAGTTAGGGCTTTGGCCAGTCGAACTCAAGAAAGCACTGCACAAATTCAGCAGACCATTGAACGTTTACAATCGGGTGCTAAATCAGCGGTTCATGTTATGGAAGATAGCCAGGTTAAAAGTAAGGCATCGGTTGAAAATGCACTCAGTTCAGGTGAGTCTATTAGTAGCATTTTAAGCTCTACAGAACAAATTACTGAAATGGCGACGCAAATAGCCTCTGCGGTTGAAGAGCAAAGTACTGTCGCAGAAGAGTTAAGCAGCAACGTTAATAGAATTGTTAGCGCAGGTCATAGCAGTTTAGAACAATTAAATGCGATGACAAAAAATTCTCAACTTATGCAAAGTTCTTCAGATGAGCTTGATAAATTAACGCAACAATTTAAAGCTTAA
- a CDS encoding efflux RND transporter periplasmic adaptor subunit: MRLFLLAFSIITVLSGCGKEEQPFEEVIRPIAWQEVQQTSFDQVRRLSGTIYPVEEANLSFEVGGKIQWIKVKLGDEVKRGDALARLDQRNFNLSRQSAQANLQKSYAALSETENEYKRYAELSAKGLVSKSGFDNAKAAFESASSAVNIAKTQLDIANKDLSDSILTAPYNGKITKRLSEPSMQISPGQAIFQIEGDDGLEVQVMVPETMIRDLSKGSEIDIHYPAFPGLNSKGTIAEISSRAATANAFPVTILINSETKNLRAGMTAEVDFTFQGIGRTGYQGKAFRLPIAALAADEGQKSYVFVYNVEQQILQKRMVQTESILNNEVLVSAGLSSGEIIAIAGVSFLRDGQSVRLLDKHVKRFN, translated from the coding sequence ATGCGTTTATTTTTATTAGCTTTTTCTATTATCACGGTACTCTCAGGGTGTGGTAAAGAAGAGCAGCCTTTTGAAGAAGTTATTCGTCCTATTGCATGGCAAGAAGTTCAGCAAACCTCATTTGACCAAGTGCGTCGTTTGTCTGGCACTATTTACCCGGTTGAAGAAGCTAATTTAAGTTTTGAGGTTGGTGGAAAAATACAATGGATAAAAGTAAAACTCGGTGATGAAGTTAAGCGAGGCGATGCCCTAGCGCGTTTAGACCAACGAAACTTTAATTTGAGTCGTCAATCAGCACAAGCAAACCTACAAAAAAGCTATGCCGCACTATCTGAAACTGAAAATGAATATAAACGTTACGCCGAGTTATCAGCCAAAGGTTTAGTGTCAAAGTCTGGCTTTGATAATGCCAAAGCAGCTTTTGAGTCAGCAAGCAGTGCCGTAAACATTGCTAAAACTCAACTTGATATCGCCAATAAAGATTTAAGTGATTCAATATTAACGGCCCCTTACAATGGTAAAATAACGAAACGTCTTAGCGAACCTTCTATGCAAATTTCTCCGGGCCAAGCCATTTTTCAAATTGAAGGTGACGATGGTTTAGAGGTGCAAGTCATGGTCCCCGAAACGATGATCAGAGATTTATCTAAAGGAAGCGAAATTGATATTCATTATCCCGCGTTTCCCGGCTTAAACAGTAAAGGCACAATCGCAGAAATTAGTTCTCGCGCCGCTACAGCTAATGCATTTCCGGTGACTATTCTTATTAATTCTGAAACAAAAAATTTGCGAGCAGGCATGACAGCCGAAGTTGACTTTACCTTTCAAGGTATTGGACGAACGGGTTATCAAGGTAAAGCTTTTCGTCTCCCTATTGCAGCACTGGCAGCAGATGAAGGACAAAAGTCGTATGTATTTGTTTATAACGTTGAACAACAAATTTTACAAAAACGTATGGTGCAAACAGAAAGTATTTTAAACAATGAAGTCTTGGTTTCTGCTGGCTTATCGTCAGGAGAAATCATTGCGATTGCCGGTGTCTCGTTTTTACGTGATGGCCAGTCGGTTCGGTTGCTTGATAAGCATGTAAAGCGTTTTAATTAA
- a CDS encoding substrate-binding periplasmic protein — protein MKLIIGLLTIIISLPASAATVTIRADNWFPMNGDPSGDKQGYMIDMATAIFTAAGHTVDYKVMPWERAVNSVREGKFDCVVGAYPEDAPDFIFPSVNWGMDGTGYYVNNASTWTFTGFDSLLTQKVGVISGYAYGEEFDALIKSRPDVFKDVSGTDALEKNFKKLVNNRIDVVVESVSVANAKLKELGFNKALKSAGTNTEKAPIYIACSPAKPSSKMYIELIDKGTEALRTSGQLKDILDKYGLQDWQ, from the coding sequence ATGAAACTAATTATTGGTTTACTTACTATCATCATTTCACTGCCAGCATCTGCAGCGACAGTTACTATTCGTGCGGACAATTGGTTTCCGATGAATGGCGATCCAAGTGGAGACAAGCAAGGCTATATGATTGATATGGCTACCGCAATTTTTACAGCAGCAGGACATACTGTTGATTATAAAGTAATGCCATGGGAAAGGGCGGTAAACTCGGTTCGTGAAGGTAAGTTTGACTGCGTTGTGGGAGCGTATCCTGAAGATGCACCCGATTTTATTTTTCCTTCTGTTAACTGGGGAATGGATGGTACGGGATATTATGTTAATAATGCATCAACTTGGACGTTTACCGGTTTTGATTCGCTATTAACTCAGAAAGTAGGTGTTATTAGTGGTTATGCTTATGGCGAAGAGTTTGATGCGTTAATAAAAAGTCGACCCGATGTTTTTAAAGATGTTTCAGGAACCGATGCTTTGGAGAAAAACTTTAAAAAACTCGTTAATAACCGAATTGATGTTGTCGTTGAATCGGTTTCAGTCGCGAATGCAAAATTAAAAGAACTTGGTTTTAATAAAGCACTAAAAAGCGCAGGGACTAACACTGAGAAAGCCCCGATTTACATTGCTTGTTCACCTGCAAAACCGAGCAGTAAAATGTACATTGAATTAATCGATAAAGGTACAGAAGCACTTAGAACATCTGGACAGTTAAAAGATATTCTAGATAAATATGGTCTACAAGACTGGCAGTAA
- a CDS encoding substrate-binding periplasmic protein — translation MFNKVIKFILILSFSTPAFSDTVHLTSLTWPPYSGKALNEQGASVAVAKAAFKAMGHELKVDFFPWSRAVKLASQPDSKYAGYFPEYYYESNAFSFSNPMGKGPLGLIENKKKPIVWSAVKDLTQYKIGVVQDYVNTAEVDALIASGEIKAQTATSDETNIRKVAGGRIDAAVIDTNVFSYLLANSKDLEKAQEQVQMNVKLLTEKELFVAFKKSTEGKKWLAIYNEGLKKIDITAVMKKYLNE, via the coding sequence ATGTTTAATAAAGTCATAAAATTTATATTAATTTTGTCTTTTAGCACACCCGCATTTAGCGACACCGTCCATCTAACCTCGTTAACTTGGCCGCCATATTCAGGAAAGGCTTTAAATGAACAAGGTGCTTCAGTTGCTGTAGCTAAAGCTGCGTTTAAGGCGATGGGACATGAGTTGAAGGTTGATTTTTTCCCTTGGAGCCGTGCTGTAAAACTTGCATCGCAACCAGACTCAAAATATGCAGGTTACTTTCCTGAGTATTACTATGAGTCAAATGCGTTTTCATTTTCTAATCCGATGGGGAAGGGGCCTTTAGGATTAATTGAAAACAAGAAAAAACCCATAGTATGGTCTGCGGTTAAAGATTTAACGCAATATAAAATTGGCGTAGTGCAAGATTATGTTAATACGGCTGAAGTTGATGCATTAATTGCTAGTGGCGAAATAAAAGCGCAAACCGCTACTTCTGATGAAACCAATATTCGTAAAGTTGCGGGTGGTCGAATCGATGCTGCTGTTATTGATACCAATGTTTTTAGCTACTTACTAGCAAATAGCAAAGATTTAGAAAAGGCGCAAGAACAAGTGCAAATGAATGTTAAGTTATTGACAGAAAAAGAATTGTTTGTAGCCTTTAAAAAGAGTACCGAAGGTAAAAAATGGTTAGCTATCTATAATGAAGGCTTAAAGAAGATTGATATTACGGCGGTGATGAAAAAATATTTGAATGAATAG
- a CDS encoding alkene reductase produces the protein MTDNLFQPYALNDTITLNNRILMAPLTRCMADDNLVPTVAMAEYYGRRAEAGLIISEATIIRPDGQGNPNTPGLFTQEQVNAWKFVTKTVHDKGGKIFAQLWHTGRVAHPHFFEHNNNGSSDVLAPSAVGVEGTVPRMRDLNYQVPRAVTHQEIEQLIVDFAQAAENAIEAGFDGVEIHGANGYLIDQFLHYDSNRRTDEYGETPENMTRFPLAVVDAVIASIGKDRTALRISPGAYFFMSGDARDRQVFDHLLTELEQRDLAFLHLGIFDDSMVFDYLDGQASSYIRANYTKTLVGVGSYTPDTASNAIADNKFDLVAIGRPFIANADYVAKVRAGEGLVEYNAEMLTSLI, from the coding sequence ATGACTGATAATTTATTCCAACCTTATGCACTAAATGACACCATCACTTTAAATAACCGTATATTAATGGCGCCATTAACCCGCTGTATGGCCGATGATAACTTAGTGCCTACGGTAGCAATGGCCGAATATTATGGCCGCAGAGCAGAAGCCGGTTTAATCATTTCTGAAGCAACGATAATCCGTCCTGATGGTCAAGGTAATCCAAATACACCGGGCTTATTTACCCAAGAACAAGTCAATGCTTGGAAATTTGTCACCAAGACAGTTCACGATAAGGGCGGTAAAATATTTGCTCAACTTTGGCACACCGGCCGAGTTGCTCATCCTCACTTCTTTGAGCACAATAATAATGGCTCTAGTGACGTTTTAGCGCCATCGGCAGTAGGTGTTGAAGGCACAGTACCGAGAATGCGTGATTTAAACTATCAAGTGCCAAGAGCTGTTACTCATCAAGAGATTGAGCAGTTAATAGTAGACTTTGCTCAAGCGGCAGAAAATGCTATTGAAGCAGGTTTTGACGGTGTCGAGATTCATGGTGCTAACGGCTATTTAATTGACCAGTTCCTTCATTACGACAGCAACCGTCGCACCGATGAATACGGCGAAACACCAGAAAACATGACACGTTTTCCGTTAGCGGTTGTTGATGCGGTTATTGCCAGCATTGGTAAAGATAGAACGGCATTAAGAATAAGCCCAGGTGCCTATTTCTTCATGTCTGGGGATGCAAGAGACCGCCAAGTATTTGATCACTTACTGACTGAACTTGAACAGCGTGATCTGGCATTTTTACACTTAGGTATTTTTGATGATTCTATGGTCTTTGATTATTTAGATGGCCAAGCATCAAGTTATATCCGCGCCAACTACACTAAAACATTAGTGGGTGTAGGCAGTTATACTCCAGATACTGCCAGTAATGCCATTGCCGATAATAAGTTTGACTTAGTCGCAATCGGACGACCTTTTATTGCTAATGCTGATTACGTCGCTAAAGTGCGAGCGGGTGAAGGTTTGGTTGAATATAATGCCGAAATGTTAACCAGCTTAATTTAA
- a CDS encoding ElyC/SanA/YdcF family protein gives MDLFLLKKIIIALIMPLSIVILLLVLAIVFYQYKKRFSYSCLILATLLLTLGSLGPVANLVMAPLESQYSTFTRSSKPVDYIIILGCKHTTDAQLPATSELGICSLQRLVEAMRILRIHPEAHLITSGYAGNDETSNAEKVKQAAMLLGVAERKIIVEGFAQDTEEEAQLMAPRVSGKNVVLVTNSDHMPRAIKYFQREGINPIPAPAGKWTKGMNDEKHWQDYIPKPKNLEQATHAWYESIGRVVQWLKS, from the coding sequence ATGGATCTATTTTTACTTAAAAAAATTATTATCGCGCTGATCATGCCGTTAAGTATCGTTATACTATTATTGGTATTAGCTATTGTCTTTTATCAATATAAAAAGAGATTCAGTTATAGCTGCTTAATCTTGGCGACCTTATTATTAACGCTAGGTTCATTAGGTCCAGTTGCTAATCTAGTTATGGCGCCCTTAGAAAGCCAATACTCCACGTTCACACGTTCAAGTAAACCTGTTGATTATATTATTATTTTAGGCTGCAAGCACACCACCGATGCTCAATTACCAGCGACTAGCGAACTAGGTATTTGTTCGTTGCAACGACTCGTTGAAGCGATGCGTATCCTGCGTATTCACCCTGAAGCGCACTTAATTACCTCAGGTTATGCCGGTAATGACGAAACAAGTAATGCCGAGAAGGTTAAGCAAGCCGCGATGCTATTGGGTGTTGCTGAAAGAAAAATAATTGTTGAGGGATTTGCGCAAGATACCGAAGAAGAAGCACAATTAATGGCGCCAAGGGTCAGTGGAAAAAACGTTGTCTTAGTAACTAATTCTGACCACATGCCGCGTGCAATTAAGTACTTCCAACGAGAAGGCATTAACCCCATCCCCGCCCCCGCAGGTAAATGGACCAAAGGAATGAATGACGAAAAGCATTGGCAAGATTATATCCCTAAGCCAAAAAATTTAGAACAAGCAACTCATGCCTGGTATGAGAGCATAGGCCGCGTGGTTCAGTGGTTAAAGAGCTAG
- a CDS encoding sensor histidine kinase produces MSKTKKKPQTLRRYVLKVQSMIALIIVLSYTLVINFYFIHGLDEANFQDLHLESNDFARQYQKNIDHPLPNNIHFQGFLDWKSLPIEIREHFTAFENVKKMAMDNIRLFSKDTFISWPEQAIFVIAQPLFDGKIFYLVRKINIKQYDALSQMGISKMFQLTWPIALIFLLVMHFSVQLLLKRTLRPFYRIGDWVESLTLENVEQDTPNFEFYELTAIAVQQQKALLRLSAMLDKEQDFLRHASHELRTPIAVVKSNSELLTRIFSSENNKDKGEQSLARITRAALNMQHTTETLLWLSQEHSIEQSNQQTLALVEIDLNLMINNLVEDNAYLLQSKKVAITLKLTPTHIKVLETPCRLILNNLIRNAFQYTAEGEVIIQCSQGLVIVENINISEGDFDHSGADYGYGLGLRLVDKIVNKMHWSYQNNDASGGRKATVDFRPPT; encoded by the coding sequence ATGAGTAAAACTAAGAAAAAACCACAAACCCTGCGTCGTTACGTTTTAAAAGTACAAAGCATGATTGCCTTAATTATCGTGCTTAGTTACACCTTAGTGATTAACTTTTATTTTATTCATGGGCTTGATGAAGCTAACTTTCAGGATCTTCATTTAGAAAGTAACGATTTTGCACGTCAATATCAAAAAAATATCGACCACCCACTGCCTAATAACATTCACTTTCAAGGTTTCTTAGATTGGAAAAGTCTTCCCATCGAAATACGAGAGCACTTTACTGCCTTTGAAAATGTTAAGAAAATGGCGATGGATAACATTCGACTATTCAGTAAAGACACTTTTATTTCATGGCCAGAGCAAGCTATTTTTGTTATTGCACAGCCATTATTTGATGGTAAAATTTTTTATTTAGTTCGAAAAATAAATATTAAACAATATGATGCCTTAAGCCAAATGGGTATCAGTAAAATGTTCCAGCTAACGTGGCCAATCGCATTAATTTTTTTATTAGTAATGCATTTCTCTGTCCAGTTATTGCTCAAACGAACGTTAAGACCCTTTTACCGTATTGGTGATTGGGTTGAAAGTTTAACCCTTGAAAATGTTGAGCAAGACACACCAAACTTTGAATTCTATGAGTTAACGGCGATTGCAGTTCAACAGCAAAAAGCGCTTTTAAGGCTCAGTGCTATGCTTGATAAAGAACAAGATTTTTTACGCCATGCAAGTCATGAGTTACGAACCCCGATAGCGGTTGTTAAAAGTAACAGTGAATTATTAACCCGTATATTCTCTAGCGAAAATAATAAAGACAAAGGTGAACAGTCTTTAGCCCGTATCACGAGGGCAGCACTCAATATGCAACACACCACAGAAACACTATTATGGCTCAGCCAGGAACACTCTATAGAGCAAAGTAATCAACAAACATTAGCATTAGTCGAAATAGACTTAAATTTGATGATTAACAACTTGGTTGAAGATAATGCGTACTTATTACAAAGTAAAAAAGTTGCAATAACACTTAAATTGACACCTACACATATTAAGGTACTTGAAACACCTTGTCGCTTGATCCTCAACAATTTAATTCGCAATGCATTTCAATATACAGCAGAAGGCGAAGTTATTATTCAATGTAGCCAAGGCCTGGTTATCGTTGAAAATATTAATATAAGTGAAGGTGACTTTGATCACAGCGGTGCTGATTACGGTTATGGTTTAGGTTTAAGGTTAGTTGATAAAATCGTCAATAAAATGCATTGGTCATATCAAAATAATGATGCAAGTGGTGGCCGTAAAGCGACTGTTGATTTTCGACCCCCTACTTAA
- a CDS encoding TetR/AcrR family transcriptional regulator — protein sequence MRNAEFDREKVLRAAMSLFMEKGYSKTSMPDLKKVTGLHPGSIYCAFENKRGLLLAAIAQYKADRNAEFSQFFLSDETILAQLKKYLDHMVNECVSGDPAKGCLFIKTLYESTEEDQEVQAVIADNVLQWQQALADKFLQAQAAKELSLNKKSEHLAQFLIMGIYGLRTFAQSNPDPETLKALAEQLFNSIDN from the coding sequence ATGAGAAATGCTGAGTTCGACCGAGAAAAAGTGCTAAGAGCAGCGATGAGCTTATTTATGGAAAAAGGCTATAGCAAGACAAGTATGCCTGATTTAAAAAAAGTGACAGGTTTACATCCAGGTTCAATTTATTGTGCATTTGAGAATAAACGCGGTTTACTGTTAGCCGCTATCGCCCAGTATAAAGCTGACCGTAATGCCGAATTTTCACAGTTTTTTTTAAGTGACGAAACCATTCTTGCACAATTAAAAAAATATTTAGACCATATGGTCAATGAATGTGTCAGCGGTGATCCCGCGAAAGGCTGCTTATTTATTAAAACCCTTTACGAGTCAACAGAAGAAGATCAAGAAGTACAAGCCGTTATTGCCGACAATGTTTTACAATGGCAACAAGCGCTAGCTGATAAGTTTTTGCAAGCACAAGCAGCGAAAGAATTATCATTAAATAAAAAGAGTGAACACTTAGCGCAATTTTTAATCATGGGGATTTATGGTTTACGCACTTTTGCTCAATCAAATCCAGATCCAGAGACATTAAAAGCGTTAGCAGAGCAATTATTTAACAGTATTGATAATTAA